The Benincasa hispida cultivar B227 chromosome 11, ASM972705v1, whole genome shotgun sequence genome has a segment encoding these proteins:
- the LOC120090145 gene encoding EP1-like glycoprotein 3, with amino-acid sequence MLSHFFSFLSLKSSFKISLHLFAFSLMNLKVAAGFCFLIILFFNLGPSICRTDIVTGYEVNLVVPAEYEEWFIGRAFLMETEHLMPPNFRVALTVEATQGQYSCSLQVFLGEVRVWSSGHFSRFFTAEKCVLELTADGDLRLKGPTGHVGWRTGTSRQGVERLRILRSGNLALVDAFERTKWQSFNFPTDVMVLGQSLNVATHLTSFPPNSTFFYSFEIETQRIALYLNSPKCKYSYWEFKPPNNINLSFITLNAEGLDIFDDRAKKISTIPSGTPRPLRFMALGNKTGNLGLYSYSPQSGTFEASFRALRSTCDLPLACKPYGICTFSNSCSCIGFKMGGEEEICGGSEMMELEGVSSILRDGPKRVNVSKEECGEWCLEECKCAAALYYWGVKECYVYRVVIGVKQIEMGMGLSYMVKVPKGSALGRQKSGLKRWVLAVVGVVDGLVILAVSGGLGYYFIKRRRKNFMDTRDTHS; translated from the exons ATGCTttctcatttcttttcctttctttcactAAAATCTTCCTTCAAAATATCCCTTCATTTGTTTGCTTTTTCTCTGATGAACTTGAAGGTAGCTGCTGGGTTTTGTTTTCTCATTATTCTTTTCTTCAATCTGGGCCCTTCCATTTGCAGAACTGACATTGTTACTGGTTATGAAGTTAATCTGGTAGTGCCGGCGGAGTACGAGGAGTGGTTCATCGGAAGGGCCTTTTTGATGGAGACGGAGCATTTAATGCCGCCCAATTTCCGAGTAGCTTTGACAGTTGAAGCCACGCAAGGCCAATATTCCTGTTCCTTGCAGGTTTTCCTCGGAGAAGTTAGGGTGTGGAGCTCCGGCCACTTTTCCCGGTTTTTCACGGCGGAGAAATGCGTCCTTGAGCTCACTGCCGACGGGGACTTGAGGCTTAAGGGTCCCACCGGCCACGTGGGGTGGCGGACGGGGACTTCCAGACAAGGTGTGGAG AGGCTCAGAATATTGAGAAGTGGGAATTTGGCTCTGGTGGATGCTTTTGAAAGAACTAAATGGCAGAGTTTCAATTTCCCAACCGACGTGATGGTTTTGGGGCAGAGTTTGAATGTGGCTACCCATTTAACTTCCTTCCCCCCGAATTCAACCTTCTTCTACTCTTTCGAAATCGAAACCCAAAGAATCGCTCTCTATCTCAACTCTCCGAAATGCAAGTATTCTTATTGGGAATTCAAGCCTCCCAACAACATCAACCTCTCATTCATCACACTCAACGCCGAGGGTCTGGATATCTTCGACGACCGAGCCAAGAAAATTTCAACAATCCCATCAGGAACGCCTCGGCCGTTGAGATTTATGGCACTGGGGAACAAAACTGGGAATCTGGGCCTTTATTCCTACTCCCCTCAAAGCGGAACTTTCGAAGCTTCATTTCGAGCACTCAGAAGCACTTGTGACCTTCCTCTGGCTTGTAAGCCGTACGGGATTTGCACATTCTCCAATTCCTGCTCGTGCATTGGATTCAAAATGGGGGGCGAAGAAGAAATTTGTGGGGGAAGCGAGATGATGGAATTGGAGGGGGTAAGTAGCATTTTAAGAGATGGTCCGAAGAGGGTGAATGTGAGTAAGGAGGAATGTGGGGAGTGGTGCTTGGAGGAGTGCAAATGCGCGGCGGCGTTGTACTACTGGGGCGTAAAGGAATGTTATGTGTACAGAGTGGTGATAGGGGTTAAACAGATTGAGATGGGAATGGGATTGAGTTATATGGTTAAGGTTCCGAAAGGGAGTGCGTTGGGGCGGCAGAAGTCAGGGCTGAAGAGATGGGTGCTTGCAGTGGTGGGTGTGGTCGATGGTTTGGTTATTCTTGCTGTTTCTGGAGGCCTTGGCTATTACTTCATCAAGAGGAGGAGGAAGAATTTTATGGATACACGAGATACCCATTCTTGA